In Arachis stenosperma cultivar V10309 chromosome 1, arast.V10309.gnm1.PFL2, whole genome shotgun sequence, one DNA window encodes the following:
- the LOC130956709 gene encoding amino acid transporter AVT1I-like, whose translation MASAREQGGDDGKNSITIPLLGDEKVEQRSFYNGDQLPKSADDLDSVHVGNTSFFKTCFHGINAISGIGIVSIPYALASGGWLSISLLFMIAIACYYTGLLVKRCMDMDPHIRTFPDIGQRAFGDKGRLMVSIAMNSELYLVVTGYLILEGDNLNKLIPNVEVNIGGLVIGGTTIFAILATIVILPTVLLEDLSLLSYVSASGALASTVFLLSLLWNGTIDGTGFHGKGTVFRWSGIPAAVSLYAFCYSAHPVLPTLYNAMRNKNQFSSVLFVCFLVCTLGYAAAAILGYLMFGEDVESQVTLNLPTGKFSSQVAIYTTLVNPIAKYALMLTPIVNAVKNKISCNYRKKRLTHVIVSTSLLISTLVVAVAIPLFGYLMSLVGALLSVSASILVPSVCYLKISGAYKRFGSEMIINYSIIVMGVTIAIVGTYTSLVDIIQNL comes from the exons ATGGCTAGTGCAAGAGAGCAAGGTGGTGATGATGGAAAAAACTCCATCACCATACCCCTTCTGGGTGATGAAAAAGTAGAACAGAGAAGCTTCTACAATGGAGATCAGCTACCTAAATCTGCTGATGATTTAGACTCAGTTCATGTTGGTAACACCTCCTTTTTCAAGACCTGCTTCCATgggattaatgcaatttcag GAATTGGAATTGTTTCAATACCATATGCACTGGCTTCAGGGGGATGGCTAAGCATATCACTGCTATTTATGATAGCAATTGCTTGCTACTACACTGGCTTATTGGTCAAGAGATGCATGGATATGGACCCTCATATCAGAACCTTCCCTGACATTGGTCAACGTGCTTTTGGAGACAAAGGTAGATTAATGGTCTCCATAGCCATGAATTCAGAGCTCTACCTTGTTGTAACAG GTTACCTCATCTTGGAAGGTGACAACCTTAACAAGCTAATTCCAAACGTTGAAGTAAACATTGGAGGGCTTGTGATTGGTGGAACAACAATCTTTGCAATACTAGCAACAATTGTGATCTTGCCAACAGTCTTGTTGGAGGATCTTAGCTTGTTGTCTTATGTTTCTGCTAGTGGCGCTTTGGCTTCCACAGTCTTCTTGCTCTCTCTCTTGTGGAATGGAACCATTGATGGAACAGGCTTTCACGGAAAAGGTACAGTTTTCAGGTGGAGTGGCATCCCTGCTGCAGTTAGTTTGTATGCATTTTGCTACAGTGCTCACCCTGTTCTTCCCACACTCTACAATGCCATGAGGAACAAGAATCAGTTCTCAAGT GTCCTATTTGTGTGCTTTCTAGTGTGCACTCTTGGTTATGCAGCAGCAGCAATCCTAGGGTACCTAATGTTTGGTGAAGATGTTGAATCACAGGTTACATTGAACCTTCCAACAGGGAAATTCAGTTCACAAGTTGCAATATACACAACCTTGGTGAATCCAATAGCCAAATATGCATTGATGCTAACCCCAATTGTGAATGCAGTAAAGAACAAGATCTCATGCAACTACAGAAAAAAGAGGCTCACACATGTTATTGTTAGTACCTCATTGCTGATTAGCACTCTTGTTGTGGCAGTGGCAATTCCCTTATTTGGCTACCTAATGTCACTTGTTGGAGCATTGCTAAGTGTCTCTGCATCAATTCTTGTCCCATCCGTCTGTTACTTGAAGATTTCTGGAGCTTACAAGAGATTTGGCTCAGAAATGATCATAAACTATTCAATTATTGTCATGGGTGTTACTATTGCCATTGTAGGCACTTACACTTCTCTTGTAGATATAATTCAAAATTTGTGA